ATTTTTTTGTACTTAAACATATTTATGACTTCCTTTCATGCATGTCTATGTGTAAAAATTTTGAGTATAGTATATATTATAGTATCCTCCAAATATAACACCAACTCCTATATACTTATAGTCCCCTAAAATATTTTTTCTATGTCCTAAAGAATTCATCCATGCATGATGTGCATATATCGCACTACTTTGTCCTGCCGCAATATTTTCTCCTGCATTTTTGTAATTTATGCCTTCTTCTTCCATCCTATTAAATGGACTTTTATTTTCTTTATTAATATGGTCAAAATAATTTTTTATCATCATATCTTCACTATGCTTTCTTGAACTAGTTGTAGCCTTTTCACTATAAGATAGTATATCTAAATTATTTTTTGTACGTTCAGTATTTACAAGATCTTTAGTTTGAGCTTCAAAGCTTTCTTGTAATTCACCACTACCTTGCGAGTATATTCCGTTTAGTGTTGATTCTGCTTTTTTACTTATAATTTGATAACCACATACCTTATTATCTTCATGTATATCATAAAAAACCGTTACATAATTTTTTTCAATATCTAATATATCATATTGATTATTAGAGTTTATAACATATCTAGTATTACCTTTTTTCTTATATTCTAAGGGAGTATATTTTTCTCTTACAGAATCTCTATTTGAGTTCAATTTTATATCCATTTCATTACTATCAATTCCATTACTATAAAGAGCTACTACATTCTCATCCTCTATTCCTACCATTGCAAATTTATTCAAATCTTCATTATATACATACCATTTAAAATTATACTCACTATAATCGATTCTCGACGGTTCTCCCAGATTAGATATTACTTTAGCTTTATTATCACCGATTTTTATATTTTTAAAATTATCAATATTTATATTACTATTTACTCTAGTATCATTTGATACGATTTTAGTATTTATAGCCTCAAATTCTTGTGAAGTATTATTTTTAGAATAATAAGAATATGCTAATGCTATAGCTACAAATATAAAGATAGTCTTCTTCAAAATATCATCCTCCAATAATTATTTACTATCTATGTATAATAAACACTTATAAAACAATTAATACCCATTAATATAATTATTCTATATTCATTTAATATATAAACTAGTATATAATTTGTTTAAATTAATGATATATTATTTTAATGAAAAGTTTACTTTTCCAGATTAACGTATCAACGAAACAATTTAATCCATATGTTAGTTCTACATTTTACATATCCAATAACTTCATCCTTTGATTAATTTATTGCATAGGAAAATCATTTTATAATTATATTTTATCCTTAAAATTAGTTCGTTAATATTACTTACATGCATAAATCATTAATATTTTGAAGTATTATAATATCTTTAATCATAATCAGAACCACCCGTAAAACGGGTGGTTTGCTCTACGCCTATAAGGCTTTGTTTCTGGCTGTGCTACTCGCACACTGAACGGTTTGCCAACCGCATACTATTACTAACTGCACCTAAATGTGCTTATTTTTTTGCTTTATTTACTGGCTCACCCGTAAACGGGTCAATATATTCCTTTAAACTCATTTGTTCATGAATTATATCCTCTTGTATTTGATTTTTTATATATTCTTCAATTGCCTTTTTATTTCTTCCAACTGTATCAACATAATACCCTTTACACCAAAACTGTCTATTTCCATATTTATACTTTAAATTTGCATGTCTATCAAATATCATCAGTGAACTTTTTCCTTTCAGATAACCCATAAATTGAGATACACTAAGTTTTGGTGGTATACTTACAAGCATGTGTATATGATCTTTACATGCATTTGTTTCAATTATCTCAACACCTTTATGATCACAAAGTTTTCTTAATATAACACCAATATCAGACTTTATTTTTCCATAAATAATCTGCCTTCTATACTTTGGTGCAAAAACTATATGATATTTACAATTCCATTTGCTATGTGCTAAACTATTATTGTCCATTATCGGACACACCTCCTTAAATTTTATAGTTTTGGTCGGCAAACCTACTATAATTTTATGGAGGTTTTTTTATTTCTACTCATAGCTAAAAGCTTTTTAGAACCACAGGTATAACCTGTGGTATTCCTAATACAAAAAATAGCTTTGCCTAATTATATAGACAAAGCTAAAATTTTATTGAAAATATTTCATCTAAACTTCTATCAAATATACAAGGCTTGTCAAACTTCCAAGTTCCTTCATATACTAATTCATTATTTAAATAGAAAGTTCCGTCTCCGTGCTTTTTACCATGTAAAAATTCACCTTCGTATCTTTTTCCTTCTTCCCATATATATATTCCTTTTCCATGAACTAAGTTATTTTTCCATTCACCTTCATATATTACATTTCCATGACAATCATAACATACTCCATATCCATCCATTTTATTATTTTTAAATTCTCCTATATACATGCTGTTATCACGCCATATATATATTCCTTCTCCATATTTTTTTCCATCTATCCAGTGTCCCATATATTCATCTTTACTACTATATACCATCTGCCCCATTCCATTTATAGTATCATCTGAAAAATTTCCTATATAAACATTTCCACTTTTAAATGTACACATTCCCAATCCACATTTCATATCATCGTTAAACTCTCCAACATACTCTATACCTTCTATAAAATTATATTTTCCTATTCCTACCATCTTGCCATCTATTATTTTTCCTGTATATATATCTCCATTAGAAAATTCATAAATCTTGCTAGGTATTTTCTTTTTATTTACATTTTCTACATCTTCATATTTATTAATTTCAAGTTCCATCATCTCTTCATTCGATGCTTTCTTACATCTTCTAGCCATAAGTTTTTGCCTTTTAATTATTGCATTAACTTCTCTCTTTATTTTATTTATATTTAATGTATATTCATTATATATATCAAAATGCTCTTTAGATAAGTTCATAGTTATCATATCTCCTATACTATTGATAGATTATCACATTATTAAATTTATTATATTATATATATTGTATTTTTTTCTATAAATATTTATTTTTTTGTAAAAAAATAAAGTGTTTTTTGTAAAAAACACTTTATTTTCAGAGTAGACATTGTCCGATTCACTTAAATTCATTAATGCATCCGATCAAACACACTAAATAGTTTTAATTGTAATTTAATTTATACCATTTGTATAAATACTCCGATAAATTTATATAACTCTAGAGTTTTTTTGAGAGAGTCACCTCTCTTTAAGTATTATGTTAATTAAAATAAATTTTATTCATTTATTATAAATATTTTTCTTTAAAACCTCTTCCTTTAACCTCTGTAACATCATTTACTGATATAAATGATTTTTTATCGTAATTTAAAGCTATTTCTTTTATTTTAGGTATTTCATTTGATGATACTATACAGTATATAATTCTTTTTTTCTCTTTTGTATATGCACCTTCTGCTTCTAAGAATGTTACCCCTCTATGAACAATAGTCATTATATCTTTTGCTATAGATTCACTTTCTCTAGATATAACCATAACAGATTTTTGAGAATTCATAGCATCCTTTACAAGGTTCATAGAAGAAGCACTTAAAAACATTTCAATAAGAGTATATAATGCTAATTCTATACCAAATAACATTCCACTTACTAAAACAATTAATATATTTATGCCTAAAGTTGTGTCCTTTACTTGAATATTTTTCTTAATTTTTAATATTGCGGCTATTATATCTGTTCCACCTAGAGATGATTTAGTTCTAAATACAAGACCTGATCCAATTCCAGCTAATATTCCCCCAAATACACTTTGAAGTAATATATCTTTTACTGGTATTATGTCACCTATATTTTGAGTTAAACCTAATAATATGGAATATAATATCATATTGATTAAACTAAATACACAAAATGATTTTTCTAAATATATAAATCCTAATATAAATATTGGTATGTTTATTAAAAATGTTAATATACCTATATTTATTCCAGTTAAATAGTTTATAGCTGTAGATATACCTGGAACCCCTCCACTTAATAAATGTGCCGGTCTTATAAATCCATTTATACCTATACATGCTATTATCATACCTACGATTATTACAAGATACCTTATAAAAATATTATCTTCTACTGCGGTATTAACTTTACTCATTGTCTTCTCCCTTCAAGCTCAATAGTATATTATCACTCTTATTTATTTATTCATTACATGTTATATTATATTACCTTTTTTTAATATGTCTAGCACATTTTTAATCAGATTTTTATCTATATTGTAGCTATTCTTTCGACAAATGATTAAGTTCTATTTTTTTCTTGCATTTTATATTTTTTATGTATACTTAATTATAAATATACATACTTTATAATATCTGATATAGTAAGGTATTCTTAAAAATAAAAAAATACAATTAAATATATATAATAAGATATATGCATAATTGTATTTCATATTTTTCATTTTAAGTTTATATTTTTACATTTTTTATTTTTAAATTTTAATTTATATAATTTTATCATATATTATATATTTATTTAATTAAATTCCATCCTTTAATAATAATCAAAACCATTTAACTTATACTATTTTAATATTATAAAAATTTTATTATTATTGGTATTAAAATAACTGTAATTATTCCTGAAATCCCTATGGATAGCCCACTCATTGCACCTTCAACTTCACCCATTTCTAATGCTTTAGTAGTACCTAATGCATGAGCTGAAGTACCTAATGCTATTCCTTTTGCAACAGGATGATTTATTTTTCCTATTTTAAATACTATAGAAGACATAATTGCACCTAGTATTCCTGTTAATATTATAGATACTACTGTGATCGCTTCTACTCCATTTAATGTTTTTGTCAAAGATATACCCATAGGTGTAGTTATTGACTTTGGTATTAATGAGTTTATTATGTCCAAATTAGCATTGGTAAAATATCCTATTAATTTTACTGATATAAAAGATGCTACTACTCCACAACTTATGCCAATTAATATTTCTAATAAGTATTTCTTAAATAAATCAAACTGCTTGTACAAAGGAACTGCTAATACAATTGTTACAGGACCTAAAAAGAAGTTTATTCTATCTGCTCCTAATTTATAACTTTCATAAGGAATCTTCGTTATACTTAAAAATAATATAATACATAAAATAGCTATAAGCAATGGATTGAATATAGGCTTCTTAGTTTTTTTCTGTATATATATTCCTATATTGTAGAATAATATTGTAAGTATTAGCCCAAAAATTTCTGTGTCAAATATATTATACATAATTAATTCTCCTTAGTTTTTTTATTTATCATAATCTCAACTAATTTACCAGATATATACATAACTATAATAGTACTTATAAATATTGTAATCAGTAATACAAATATATTATCTGATATAAGATCTAATGATTTAATTAACGAAACTCCTGATGGTATAAAAAATATAGCCATATTATCTAAAAAGAAATTACTTACTTCATTTATATTTTCTAATTTTATAACTTTAGCTTTAAGTAATATAAATAATAATATCATTCCTATAATACTACCTGGAATAATAACTACACTTTGTATAAATGAGCTAATATATTCGCCTAAGGCCCATAAACCTAATATTATTGCCAATTGATTTAGTATTTTCATATTTGTCTCCTTAAAAGTCGTCATGGTTTTAAAGTTAAAGGGATCGATCCCTTTAACTCTATTTTTTACAATATATTAATTTCTAAAGTCTAAGAAAAGTTTACCTTGTTTGTCTATATAATTACTATTATTACCTTGAATTACTTGTGCATACCCATCTTCAAAATCTGATATGGCATCAAATATAGGTATTATTTGTATTCTTCCAGATGGATTCAAAAATCCCCACATTCCTCCTTTAGGATTACTAATTCCTCTCGTTAAGGAGTTAGATCCTATATTAAATCTAGCTAATCCTTCTTTAAAATTGCAAGCATAATCAAATATAGTATCTATAACAATATATCCCGTCTTATCTATATACCCCCACTTTCCATTAATAGAAATTGCAGCTAAACCCTCACAAAATGGTTTTGCTCTATCAAACATAAAATCTATAACTGTATTTCCATTTTTATCTACATAGCCCCATTTATCATTTACTCTAACAGCAGCTAATCCTTGAGAAAAATCTGTACCTACATCATATTTAGGCGGTATAGCAAATTCACCATTTTTAGTTATATATCCATATTTATTTTTTATTTCAATTAATGACCGTTCCTCAGAAAATAAATTTACATATGTATAATTAGGCTTTATAGCTATATTTCCATTTCTATCAATAAACCCCCACTTTTTATTTATTCTAACCCCAGCTAACTCATCTCTAAAGCTAGATGCATTTTCAAATATAGGATTTATTACTATATCTAGTGATTTATCTATGTATCCATATTTTCCATCTATTTTTATCCTAGCTAAACCATCATTAAATTCTGATGCACTATCTAAATGTAAAAATATTTGTGTATATCCGCTTTTGTCTATATATCCAAATATCCATTTTACTGATTTTCGTATTTTTTTTATATATGTTACAACACAATATCCATCTTTAAATCGCTCTGATACATATTTAAACTTAGGCTTTATAACTATATCTCTATTTTTATTTATAAATCCATATTTACCGTCTCTAAGTATAGGAAGAAACAGTTCTTTTTGTTGCAGCATGGTTTACCTCCTACCAAATAATAAAATATGTTAATCTTATTAATATTTTATTATTTGGTAGAATACAGTATTCCTACTGTTTAGTGTTATTTTAATTTGATAAAATTTCTTTTACTTTTGAGTTATTATACATGCTATCTGGAACTTCACTCTTCATTCCATAAAATGTCTTTTTAGCATTTTCTAGATCACCATTTTCATAGTACAGCATTCCTAATTGATAGAATGCATCATCATAATACTGATCATCTTTAGTATAAGTATTAATATACTTTTTATAGTATTTTATTGCTTGATCATAATTTTTAGTTTTTTCACTTAAAAATGCTACTTGATATATTGATTCTGCAATATACTTTTTAGTTTTTCCATATTCAATTACCTTCTTAAAGTACGTTATAGCATCTGCATAATTTTTACTAGCCTTTAATTCAACCGCTTTTTGATACAAATCTACCTCACTAGCAACTAGCATTTCTTGTTTCTTAGCTTCATCTAATTGCTGATTTGTTTTATCTAATTCTTGATTTGTTTCCTCTAACTTTTCAGAAGCTTCACTTAGCTGTTGATCTATATTTTCTATTTTCTCATTCTTTTTATTTAATTGAGCATTTAGATGTTCTATCTTATTTTTATTACTTATATGATAAACTACCATACCAATTGCTAAGATACCCGCTATCGCATACGGAATAATATTAATTTTCTTTTTAGTTTTTTTCTCAACAATCTCTGTTTCTTCGTCTTTATTATGGATTTTATTTTCAAGTAAAGGATTATCTTTATCCACTTGTTCTAGTATATTCAAATAATACTCTTTCTTTTTTAAATTACCAATTTTATCATAAAGTAATGTTAGTATGACATAAGGTTCTATCAAATTAGGATCTTCCTCTATAATATTATTTAATATATGTATAGATTCTTGATTTAAATCTTCATTTATAAATCTTATAGAGTGATTATATCTTCCTAAGAATACTTTAAACTCATCTGAAGATAATATATCCACATATTTTCTTGATAATTCATTATTACCATAACACATAGCAGTATAAAAACTTTCAAATGACTTTGAAAAGTCACACTTTAAAAGTTTCAATAATCCTCTTAAATTTAATATATCAACATCCTTTGGGTTAAGTTCTAGTGCTTTTTCTATAATTTCTGTAGCTGTAGTAATATAATTTCTACTTGCTAAATTTAAAGCTTCATTATAATTTTTGTAGGATTGTATTTTTAATTCCTTAGATGTATCATTTAAAGAACTATTTAATGTATTTTGTAAATTAAGTATAGTTTCTTCTTTATAATTAGTAGTAACATAACTTTGCTTTAATGCTTTTAATGTTTCGTTACTTTCTTCTTCATCTATATTAAAAAATGTTAAATCTGATTTATCTTCTTGTATTAAAGATATATCTAAACTCTTTTTATCCATCATTCTTATATCATTTATTATACTTTTCCCTAAAATAATAATCGCCTCCTTTCCTATATAATTAAGATATCATATTTGCCATGTCAAGTCAAAACCTTACATTTTTTTCTATTTTTCTTTATATAAAAACAAAATAACCTCAATTATTATAAAGGTCATTTTGTATCTCTTTATTTTACATGTTGTTTTAAGGATTAGTAGTTACTTGTTCTTCAACTACAGATTCTGTTTGTTGTTCTTGGTTAACTGTTGTATCATTAGGAGAATCTATCTCATCAGAAGGTACTTCAGCTACAGGAGGAGTTTGTGGTTCTTCAACTACAGGAGTATCCATTGTTCCAACTGCTACTACACCTTGTTTTTTAGGATAATATGATACATAAACCTTTTCTTTTTTAAGTTCATTCCCATTATTATCTTTATATATTCTATACGTTGACACAGTATATCCATTTCTACCAGATTCTAACTGTTTCTCTTCTCCCTTAGGTAATGTTGGGTCATCAACCTTCTTAATTGGAGCTTCAGATACACTATCTGTATTAGTTAATATTTCTATTTTTTGCTTTTCTTCTTTACTTCCATATATTGTACAAGTTAAAGTATTTCCATAAACTGAATTCTTTATATAAACAGGGTACTTCAAGTTATTTTTAAATATAAAATCTATTGAGCCATAACTAACAGTTGCATCCCTACCTTTAGGTACATATGATGAAGGAATTGAATGATTTTTAATAGATTCTATTTCTAATCCAGCATATAAAACTGCATTATAAAGTGTTGATGATACTTGGCATACTCCACCACCTACACCCTCTTGTACTACACCTTGTACTATTACAGGTGCATTTTTATATCCATTACTTATAGTTCTTGCTCCAGTATATTCATTATAAGAAAATCTCTCCCCTGGCAGTAATAGTACATCACTAGTGCTTTTTGCTGCTAATGCAACATTATGGCTTCGTCCTGCAACAGATGAGTCAAATTTAGTAGAATATGTTCCAAGTATTGTATCTATATGTTCTAAACTTTCTGCTTTTACATCTGGTTGTATTTCTTCAACAACTAAATTTATCGATATATTTCCCTTCTCTAGCTCTGTTATGGCATTATTTAAGCTTTTATCTAATTCTAAAGTTTGACCTTCTTCCTCGTTTTGTATTTTTATATTAGAGTTTTCAATACTTATGCTTGCATTCTTCATAGAAATATTTATATTTTTTGATAAACTCTCTATATATGACTTAAGTTTATCTTCATTATAGCTAATAGATAATTTAAAAGTATTTTTATCTCCTCTAAGACTATCTATAGTTTTTTTTGCATTAACAATAAATGACCCTTTTCTATTGAAACTATATGCCTGTTCTACTGTTTTATCTATATCATAAGAAAAATCAATTTCCTTAGGTAAAATGATAAACTTTTTATCATTATATTTAAACTCAATATCCTCTACATTATATATATTTTTTAATTTTTCACTAGCTTCATCCTTTGTTAATTCACCTATATTAATTTCATTTACATAAGTGTTTTTGCATATTTTATCTCCATTTATAATAAAAGCTAGTGTTCCTATAAATATAAATAAAATTGCTAAAATAATACCTAATACTATCCATACTTTTTTATTGATATTTTTCATTTTACGCTCCTTAAACTAACGTCAATTATTAAAGCGTGCTAAAAACACGCTTAATAATCTTTTATACCGTCATCATCTATTGAATATAACTTTTCAGTATACATATTTATAATATAGACTTCTTTTTTCTTAAACAGTCCTTTATTAACAACTTTATAATAGTATACATCTCCATCATTTTTTAACTTTTCTTCTAAATCAACTTCATTATCTATATATTTCTCTATTTTATCATTTGATACACTTATAATTTTTTTATATTTATTTTGTTTTTCGGCTAATTTTTTCTCTAATATAAGCTGTGCCTTTTCTTCGCTTATTGCAAATTGAATACTTCCATCTGATATAACTCTAAAATATCCATCACTATAGTTTGTTTTATAATCCTTATTAGAATCTTTATAAGAATATATTTTTTTAGATTTCGCATCAATTAATACTTCATCTATTAAAGTGTCATATTCATATACTTCTGTATAATAATATTTCTCATCATCAACCATCTGTTGAAATGAGTTTACAGATAAGTTTGCTTTTTTCTTATCACTTTTTTTAGCAATTAAATTTAGTATATCATCAGTAGTTAGTGTATACATAGCTAAATTAGTTTGGTACTGTTTTTCTAGTTCTAATATAGTCTCATCATCCATATAATATTCTTTAATATAATCTATATATTGTAGTGCTTCTTCATAATTTCCATTTTTATTAGCTTCCTTTGATTTATCTATGTAGTAATTATACATAAGATCTATACATTCTTTTTTATTCTTATTAGCTAATTCATAATATTTTTTATCAACTTGTAAAACTTTATCATAAGAAGTTATAGCTTCATAATAATTTTTATTAGTCTGGTCTTTTAATGCAGATTTATATAGCTTTCTTGACTGATTTATTTCTTCTATATTATTTTTGTAAGTATCTAAACTATTTGCCATACCATTTATAATAGAAGCAGTATTTATGTATGAGATTGCTATATCATATTCTACATTTTCTTCTTGATACATTTCATCTACTCTATTTGCCTGTTCTATTATCTTTTTTAAATCTACATTTATATTTTCCAATGCATTAACAGTATTTATAAGACCTATATATTGTTCTTTTGATATTTGTCCTACTATATACTTATCTCCACTATCTAGAAGTAACTTATTTATCTTTTTAGAAACTGATTTATTAAGTCTATTCATTTTAGATTGTGAAAATTCTTTTTCCCAGCTTTCATAGTTATCAAGTGCAATTGAATATTTTCTTTCTTCTATATTTTTAGCCAAAATGTTAGACTCTTTTGAAACACTTAACTCATCACTACTTACTAAAAATATTATAATTAAAACTATACATCCCAATATTGAAAGCGAAACTGTTATTATACTCTTTTTCTTAGAATCTATAAAATCTATACACTCGTCAAATTTTTCCTTAAGATTCATAAAATTTTCCCTTTCTTAAGCTTAATAATTTATTTAGTTTAAACATTTATTAAATTATAGCATATATATTCATTATTAACCATATTCAGTAAGTAGTTGTTTGTTTTTTTTGATATTATAAGTCTATTTATGAAATTTTATACAATAAATACAATACTTATATCATCATGTGTTATATTTTTGCTTATACTGTTCAAATAATCAATATACGTATTAAGCAATATGAATCTGGAAAAAATATTTTTATTATATTTCTGTAAAGTACATTCTATACTATTAAATAAATCAAATTTATTTTTAAACGCATTTGAATAACCATCAGTAAATAAAACTATACTAATGTTTTCTTTTTCTTCTCTTTGTTCTACCGAATACATCATATGTTTATACTCATTATCTCGCCCCAAAGAATCAACTGTTAAATTATTTCTAGTATCTATTACACACTTATATCCATCTTTGCTTTTAAGTACTATATCTCCATCCCCTAATTTTAAATATAATATAAACTTATCTGTTATTAAAACTGATAAAAGTGTTGTAGAATACTTTATATATTCTATTTTAAATACATTAGGATAAATTTTCTTATAGTGTTCTTTAACTAAAAATCTCCATCTACTATCTATTTGTTTTTGAATTTCATAGTTCTTTAGCTTTTCTTCTAATTTATCTATGTCCACATCAAAATTTTCACTAAGAACATCTATCGATGCTTTACATGCAAATCTAGCACCATCTAAACTATGTTTGAAAAATGTTGTGCTATGTCCGTCTGCAACTGAGCATATAATAAATTTATCCTCTACTTTATAATCAATGTAGTCTTGAGATTTAGACCCTCTAATTAAATTTTTGTATCCTATTACACTATTTTTAAATATATCAAATTTCATTGTATCCCCCTTCTCTACCTTTATTAGTTATTTTTTATTATAAAATTTTATAAATTATAACGTATTAAATAAAATTTTTATTAAAAAATTCGCTTCGCTTGAGCGACGTGTCAGCGAAACATTTCATGTCGCAACGACTTTGTCCGTTGCTTGAGCCACTGCGTGGGCGAAGTATTTCAAAATCTTTTTTACGCTCAAAACCAATTTATTGATATTACTTACATTCAGAATTTACCCACATTTTTTTAAGTATTATAATATCCTTAAGCGTAAAAAAAGACACAGCATAATTATATTTAGCTGTGTCTTAAGATATTTTTCGTCTAACCTTAGTCTGATGTTCTACTTTTTTAGTTTTAGCTTTTCTTACCGTATTACTCTTTACAGGCTTTTTAACCTTTTTAGAATAGAATATATTTTTACTATCAAATAAGGTTAATGCTACTGTAAATCCTGTTGTTAATATACCAAATAAAAGTAAATAAAAGTTTAATCTTATAAATATTCCCATTACCGCATTTATTATCATCAGTGTAAATGTTAAAGAAAAACATATAATAGCTGACATAATAAGTATTTTACATACTTTTTTCAATTTATTCACCCCATACACTAACAATTATTTACATTAATCTATTATTAAATATATCAAATTTAGTTAAATATTTCAA
The Romboutsia ilealis genome window above contains:
- a CDS encoding CAP domain-containing protein produces the protein MKKTIFIFVAIALAYSYYSKNNTSQEFEAINTKIVSNDTRVNSNINIDNFKNIKIGDNKAKVISNLGEPSRIDYSEYNFKWYVYNEDLNKFAMVGIEDENVVALYSNGIDSNEMDIKLNSNRDSVREKYTPLEYKKKGNTRYVINSNNQYDILDIEKNYVTVFYDIHEDNKVCGYQIISKKAESTLNGIYSQGSGELQESFEAQTKDLVNTERTKNNLDILSYSEKATTSSRKHSEDMMIKNYFDHINKENKSPFNRMEEEGINYKNAGENIAAGQSSAIYAHHAWMNSLGHRKNILGDYKYIGVGVIFGGYYNIYYTQNFYT
- a CDS encoding VanW family protein encodes the protein MKNINKKVWIVLGIILAILFIFIGTLAFIINGDKICKNTYVNEINIGELTKDEASEKLKNIYNVEDIEFKYNDKKFIILPKEIDFSYDIDKTVEQAYSFNRKGSFIVNAKKTIDSLRGDKNTFKLSISYNEDKLKSYIESLSKNINISMKNASISIENSNIKIQNEEEGQTLELDKSLNNAITELEKGNISINLVVEEIQPDVKAESLEHIDTILGTYSTKFDSSVAGRSHNVALAAKSTSDVLLLPGERFSYNEYTGARTISNGYKNAPVIVQGVVQEGVGGGVCQVSSTLYNAVLYAGLEIESIKNHSIPSSYVPKGRDATVSYGSIDFIFKNNLKYPVYIKNSVYGNTLTCTIYGSKEEKQKIEILTNTDSVSEAPIKKVDDPTLPKGEEKQLESGRNGYTVSTYRIYKDNNGNELKKEKVYVSYYPKKQGVVAVGTMDTPVVEEPQTPPVAEVPSDEIDSPNDTTVNQEQQTESVVEEQVTTNP
- a CDS encoding CidA/LrgA family protein; the protein is MKILNQLAIILGLWALGEYISSFIQSVVIIPGSIIGMILLFILLKAKVIKLENINEVSNFFLDNMAIFFIPSGVSLIKSLDLISDNIFVLLITIFISTIIVMYISGKLVEIMINKKTKEN
- a CDS encoding YitT family protein, which codes for MSKVNTAVEDNIFIRYLVIIVGMIIACIGINGFIRPAHLLSGGVPGISTAINYLTGINIGILTFLINIPIFILGFIYLEKSFCVFSLINMILYSILLGLTQNIGDIIPVKDILLQSVFGGILAGIGSGLVFRTKSSLGGTDIIAAILKIKKNIQVKDTTLGINILIVLVSGMLFGIELALYTLIEMFLSASSMNLVKDAMNSQKSVMVISRESESIAKDIMTIVHRGVTFLEAEGAYTKEKKRIIYCIVSSNEIPKIKEIALNYDKKSFISVNDVTEVKGRGFKEKYL
- a CDS encoding tetratricopeptide repeat protein, with protein sequence MMDKKSLDISLIQEDKSDLTFFNIDEEESNETLKALKQSYVTTNYKEETILNLQNTLNSSLNDTSKELKIQSYKNYNEALNLASRNYITTATEIIEKALELNPKDVDILNLRGLLKLLKCDFSKSFESFYTAMCYGNNELSRKYVDILSSDEFKVFLGRYNHSIRFINEDLNQESIHILNNIIEEDPNLIEPYVILTLLYDKIGNLKKKEYYLNILEQVDKDNPLLENKIHNKDEETEIVEKKTKKKINIIPYAIAGILAIGMVVYHISNKNKIEHLNAQLNKKNEKIENIDQQLSEASEKLEETNQELDKTNQQLDEAKKQEMLVASEVDLYQKAVELKASKNYADAITYFKKVIEYGKTKKYIAESIYQVAFLSEKTKNYDQAIKYYKKYINTYTKDDQYYDDAFYQLGMLYYENGDLENAKKTFYGMKSEVPDSMYNNSKVKEILSN
- a CDS encoding WG repeat-containing protein, which encodes MLQQKELFLPILRDGKYGFINKNRDIVIKPKFKYVSERFKDGYCVVTYIKKIRKSVKWIFGYIDKSGYTQIFLHLDSASEFNDGLARIKIDGKYGYIDKSLDIVINPIFENASSFRDELAGVRINKKWGFIDRNGNIAIKPNYTYVNLFSEERSLIEIKNKYGYITKNGEFAIPPKYDVGTDFSQGLAAVRVNDKWGYVDKNGNTVIDFMFDRAKPFCEGLAAISINGKWGYIDKTGYIVIDTIFDYACNFKEGLARFNIGSNSLTRGISNPKGGMWGFLNPSGRIQIIPIFDAISDFEDGYAQVIQGNNSNYIDKQGKLFLDFRN
- a CDS encoding MORN repeat-containing protein yields the protein MNLSKEHFDIYNEYTLNINKIKREVNAIIKRQKLMARRCKKASNEEMMELEINKYEDVENVNKKKIPSKIYEFSNGDIYTGKIIDGKMVGIGKYNFIEGIEYVGEFNDDMKCGLGMCTFKSGNVYIGNFSDDTINGMGQMVYSSKDEYMGHWIDGKKYGEGIYIWRDNSMYIGEFKNNKMDGYGVCYDCHGNVIYEGEWKNNLVHGKGIYIWEEGKRYEGEFLHGKKHGDGTFYLNNELVYEGTWKFDKPCIFDRSLDEIFSIKF
- the tnpA gene encoding IS200/IS605 family transposase — its product is MDNNSLAHSKWNCKYHIVFAPKYRRQIIYGKIKSDIGVILRKLCDHKGVEIIETNACKDHIHMLVSIPPKLSVSQFMGYLKGKSSLMIFDRHANLKYKYGNRQFWCKGYYVDTVGRNKKAIEEYIKNQIQEDIIHEQMSLKEYIDPFTGEPVNKAKK
- a CDS encoding LrgB family protein; the protein is MYNIFDTEIFGLILTILFYNIGIYIQKKTKKPIFNPLLIAILCIILFLSITKIPYESYKLGADRINFFLGPVTIVLAVPLYKQFDLFKKYLLEILIGISCGVVASFISVKLIGYFTNANLDIINSLIPKSITTPMGISLTKTLNGVEAITVVSIILTGILGAIMSSIVFKIGKINHPVAKGIALGTSAHALGTTKALEMGEVEGAMSGLSIGISGIITVILIPIIIKFL